One Dama dama isolate Ldn47 chromosome 18, ASM3311817v1, whole genome shotgun sequence DNA window includes the following coding sequences:
- the STEAP4 gene encoding metalloreductase STEAP4, with the protein MEKISTDAFPLTMHSSEKQETICIFGTGDFGRSLGLKMLQCGYSIVFGSRTARMSSLLPNGAEVMSYSDAAQKSDIIIIAIHREHYDFLTELTEVLNGKILVDVSNNLKINQYPESNAEYLAQLVPGTHVVKAFNTISAWALQSGALDASRQVLICGNDSKAKQRVMDVVRSLGLTPLDKGSLVAANEIENYPLQLFPMWKFPFYLSAVLCVFFFFYCVIREVIYPYVHEKTDRTFRLPISIPNRIFPIAALTLLALVYLPGVIAAILQLYRGTKYRRFPDWLDHWMLCRKQLGLIALGFAFLHVLYTLVIPIRYYVRWTLNNRTVTQAITKKENPFSTTTSWLSDSYVALGMLGFFLFVLLGITSLPSVSNTVNWREFRFVQSKLGYLTLILCTAHTLVYGGKRFLNPSNLVWYLPSAYVIALIIPCTVLVIKFILILPCIDKTLMRIRQGWERNPKYSESALNGKTDI; encoded by the exons ATGGAGAAAATTTCTACAGATGCATTTCCTCTCACTATGCATtcttcagaaaagcaagagactaTATGTATTTTTGGAACTGGAGATTTTGGAAGATCACTGGGACTTAAAATGCTCCAGTGTggttattctattgtttttggaAGTCGAACCGCCCGGATGTCCAGCCTGCTGCCCAATGGTGCAGAGGTCATGAGCTACTCTGATGCGGCCCAGAAATCTGACATTATAATCATAGCAATACACAGGGAACATTACGATTTTCTCACAGAATTAACCGAGGTTCTCAATGGGAAAATATTGGTCGACGTCAGCAACAACCTCAAAATCAATCAGTATCCAGAGTCAAACGCAGAGTACCTTGCCCAGTTGGTGCCGGGAACTCACGTGGTAAAAGCATTTAACACCATCTCAGCCTGGGCTCTCCAGTCAGGGGCACTGGATGCAAGTCGGCAG GTGTTGATCTGTGGAAATGACAGCAAAGCCAAGCAAAGAGTGATGGATGTCGTTCGTAGTCTTGGACTTACTCCATTGGATAAAGGATCTCTCGTGGCAGccaatgaaattgaaaactacCCACTACAACTATTTCCAATGTGGAagttccccttctatttgtctgctgttctgtgtgtcttcttctttttctactgTGTAATAAGAGAAGTAATCTACCCTTATGttcatgaaaaaacagacaggacATTCCGTCTGCCTATTTCTATTCCAAATCGTATCTTTCCGATAGCAGCACTCACACTGCTCGCCTTGGTTTACCTCCCTGGTGTTATTGCTGCCATTCTGCAGCTGTACCGAGGTACAAAATACCGCCGATTCCCCGACTGGCTTGACCACTGGATGCTTTGCAGAAAACAGCTTGGCTTGATAGCGCTGGGATTTGCCTTCCTTCATGTCCTCTACACACTTGTGATCCCTATTCGTTATTATGTACgatggacattgaacaacagaacCGTTACCCAG GCAATAACCAAGAAAGAAAATCCATTTAGTACCACTACCTCCTGGCTCAGTGATTCATATGTCGCTTTGGGAATGCTCGGATTTTTCCTGTTTGTCCTCTTGGGAATCACTTCCTTGCCATCAGTTAGCAACACAGTCAACTGGAGAGAGTTCCGATTTGTCCAG TCCAAACTGGGTTATTTGACCCTGATCTTGTGCACAGCCCACACCTTGGTGTATGGTGGGAAGAGATTCCTCAACCCTTCGAACCTTGTGTGGTATCTCCCTTCAGCCTACGTGATTGCACTGATCATCCCTTGCACAGTGCTGGTGATCAAGTTCATCCTCATCCTGCCATGTATAGACAAGACCCTTATGCGGATCCGCCAGGGTTGGGAAAGGAACCCGAAGTACTCAGAATCGGCACTAAATGGAAAAACAGATATTTAA